One stretch of Pomacea canaliculata isolate SZHN2017 linkage group LG1, ASM307304v1, whole genome shotgun sequence DNA includes these proteins:
- the LOC112570933 gene encoding vascular non-inflammatory molecule 3-like isoform X1 produces the protein MRDWVDDVYRMQMTGMRQLAVPGCLMLITVLALAEVKQRPWTYRASVFAHRPLLPSETFPVSRTIAVKNMMKNVVIYRQQAQHAAKQGAQIIVYPEDGLYGYLFNRVTIKPYLEPIPDPWQVLPWVPCTDPGRVQPSDIMVQLSCIARENKIYLVANMGDIKPCNTTDDVSGIPCPPDGHFQYNTDVVFDPTGRLIARYHKHNLCEEHQFDKPEVEVVTFETPFGRFGLFTCFDILFHDPAILLVENGITNIAFPTFWTEEYPLLNAIGIHSPGHVGTV, from the exons ATGAGAGATTGGGTGGATGATGTTTACAGGATGCAGATGACTGGGATGAGGCAACTCGCTGTCCCTGGCTGTCTTATGCTCATCACAGTGCTAGCACTGGCAGAAGTGAAGCAGAGACCGTGGACGTACCGCGCATCGGTTTTCGCGCATCGCCCTCTGCTGCCATCCGAAACGTTTCCGGTTAGCCGCACCATTGCCGTTAAGAATATGATGAAAAACGTGGTCATCTACAGGCAACAGGCTCAGCATGCAGCTAAGCAG GGTGCTCAGATCATCGTGTACCCGGAAGATGGATTGTATGGCTACCTCTTCAACCGGGTCACCATCAAACCTTACCTGGAgcccatccctgatccctggcaAGTGCTACCCTGGGTGCCGTGCACTGATCCTGGCCGTGTGCAACCTTCGGATATTATGGTTCAGCTCAGCTGCATTGCCAG GGAGAACAAAATCTACTTGGTGGCAAACATGGGCGACATCAAGCCGTGCAACACGACTGATGATGTCAGCGGCATTCCATGTCCTCCCGACGGTCATTTTCAATACAACACTGACGTCGTGTTCGATCCTACAGGTCGGCTGATAGCAag GTATCACAAACATAACCTTTGTGAAGAGCATCAGTTTGACAAACCGGAAGTGGAAGTCGTAACTTTTGAAACACCCTTTGGCCGTTTCGGTCTGTTCACCTGCTTCGACATTCTCTTCCACGACCCTGCGATTCTTCTTGTGGAGAAC GGCATCACAAATATCGCCTTTCCTACCTTTTGGACCGAGGAATATCCTTTACTCAACGCCATCGGGATTCACTCGCCTGGGCACGTGGGAACCGTGTGA
- the LOC112570933 gene encoding vascular non-inflammatory molecule 3-like isoform X3 yields MQMTGMRQLAVPGCLMLITVLALAEVKQRPWTYRASVFAHRPLLPSETFPVSRTIAVKNMMKNVVIYRQQAQHAAKQGAQIIVYPEDGLYGYLFNRVTIKPYLEPIPDPWQVLPWVPCTDPGRVQPSDIMVQLSCIARENKIYLVANMGDIKPCNTTDDVSGIPCPPDGHFQYNTDVVFDPTGRLIARYHKHNLCEEHQFDKPEVEVVTFETPFGRFGLFTCFDILFHDPAILLVENGITNIAFPTFWTEEYPLLNAIGIHSPGHVGTV; encoded by the exons ATGCAGATGACTGGGATGAGGCAACTCGCTGTCCCTGGCTGTCTTATGCTCATCACAGTGCTAGCACTGGCAGAAGTGAAGCAGAGACCGTGGACGTACCGCGCATCGGTTTTCGCGCATCGCCCTCTGCTGCCATCCGAAACGTTTCCGGTTAGCCGCACCATTGCCGTTAAGAATATGATGAAAAACGTGGTCATCTACAGGCAACAGGCTCAGCATGCAGCTAAGCAG GGTGCTCAGATCATCGTGTACCCGGAAGATGGATTGTATGGCTACCTCTTCAACCGGGTCACCATCAAACCTTACCTGGAgcccatccctgatccctggcaAGTGCTACCCTGGGTGCCGTGCACTGATCCTGGCCGTGTGCAACCTTCGGATATTATGGTTCAGCTCAGCTGCATTGCCAG GGAGAACAAAATCTACTTGGTGGCAAACATGGGCGACATCAAGCCGTGCAACACGACTGATGATGTCAGCGGCATTCCATGTCCTCCCGACGGTCATTTTCAATACAACACTGACGTCGTGTTCGATCCTACAGGTCGGCTGATAGCAag GTATCACAAACATAACCTTTGTGAAGAGCATCAGTTTGACAAACCGGAAGTGGAAGTCGTAACTTTTGAAACACCCTTTGGCCGTTTCGGTCTGTTCACCTGCTTCGACATTCTCTTCCACGACCCTGCGATTCTTCTTGTGGAGAAC GGCATCACAAATATCGCCTTTCCTACCTTTTGGACCGAGGAATATCCTTTACTCAACGCCATCGGGATTCACTCGCCTGGGCACGTGGGAACCGTGTGA
- the LOC112570933 gene encoding vascular non-inflammatory molecule 3-like isoform X2 produces MEHGCLARMQMTGMRQLAVPGCLMLITVLALAEVKQRPWTYRASVFAHRPLLPSETFPVSRTIAVKNMMKNVVIYRQQAQHAAKQGAQIIVYPEDGLYGYLFNRVTIKPYLEPIPDPWQVLPWVPCTDPGRVQPSDIMVQLSCIARENKIYLVANMGDIKPCNTTDDVSGIPCPPDGHFQYNTDVVFDPTGRLIARYHKHNLCEEHQFDKPEVEVVTFETPFGRFGLFTCFDILFHDPAILLVENGITNIAFPTFWTEEYPLLNAIGIHSPGHVGTV; encoded by the exons ATGGAGCATGGCTGTCTAGCGAG GATGCAGATGACTGGGATGAGGCAACTCGCTGTCCCTGGCTGTCTTATGCTCATCACAGTGCTAGCACTGGCAGAAGTGAAGCAGAGACCGTGGACGTACCGCGCATCGGTTTTCGCGCATCGCCCTCTGCTGCCATCCGAAACGTTTCCGGTTAGCCGCACCATTGCCGTTAAGAATATGATGAAAAACGTGGTCATCTACAGGCAACAGGCTCAGCATGCAGCTAAGCAG GGTGCTCAGATCATCGTGTACCCGGAAGATGGATTGTATGGCTACCTCTTCAACCGGGTCACCATCAAACCTTACCTGGAgcccatccctgatccctggcaAGTGCTACCCTGGGTGCCGTGCACTGATCCTGGCCGTGTGCAACCTTCGGATATTATGGTTCAGCTCAGCTGCATTGCCAG GGAGAACAAAATCTACTTGGTGGCAAACATGGGCGACATCAAGCCGTGCAACACGACTGATGATGTCAGCGGCATTCCATGTCCTCCCGACGGTCATTTTCAATACAACACTGACGTCGTGTTCGATCCTACAGGTCGGCTGATAGCAag GTATCACAAACATAACCTTTGTGAAGAGCATCAGTTTGACAAACCGGAAGTGGAAGTCGTAACTTTTGAAACACCCTTTGGCCGTTTCGGTCTGTTCACCTGCTTCGACATTCTCTTCCACGACCCTGCGATTCTTCTTGTGGAGAAC GGCATCACAAATATCGCCTTTCCTACCTTTTGGACCGAGGAATATCCTTTACTCAACGCCATCGGGATTCACTCGCCTGGGCACGTGGGAACCGTGTGA